Proteins from a single region of Chryseobacterium sp. W4I1:
- a CDS encoding outer membrane beta-barrel family protein, whose amino-acid sequence MKTQILIAAIFFSGFVAAQQTKDTLKIKNIEAVNIKKQVFKKQSDRFIYDVASSPIAKGTNTFNLLKQTPMISSIDGKSLKIMGKSDVVIYINNKKSNMDAEALIEMLKGTPSEDIQKIEVITTPGSEFQVESNEGVINIVMKKKKNDGYNGTLKMNNEQAYYNNPSAGGSFNFRKNKWSVNSNFNTGSWTDRERYTLSNGDSTFRNESLGYNSDPNKNVGGSVNIDYELNKNHSLGFTYNMRYNKSFNSILDVTNWENGTLKNRTINHEDAQTRNHSFNLNYEIKTDSIGSKLTSNVSYLWFNRDKMSINKSYPLTNSSDIDENSKYGALRQSVPQIINNYAANIDYLKKTAKGYTWLMGVSYNHTNTDNDTRQDNLVNNSFVNDINQTNHFIYKERILGAYLTYERKLSEKLSGKIGARYEMTKSSGEILGKTSFDRDYNNLLPYLNLNYTINSDNNLTYSFSSRIRRPRFWELNPSRTYFTPNNYTQNNPFVLASKFYNQEIGYMYKNAFFANLSFNYVEDASNQIPLQGTITGPEKDEKGNIIYGPNGETKSVTTKFLRYIRTNYGNNKQFGLTLGMNKSWFKEIWTTNYSVNLGYNIYKGKVLEDPTTVPDPLYTEVVRPYILNFKNFNISGNINNNIRLSSNKDWFLGVNYYYGSKIKIESGTLGVRQSFDVSLKKIMGNWTFVAEVYDLFNQNYNSIQGIQPDGSYNNVTNFEFERILNIGVTYNFGNQKLKKAREMKSANDAIKSRT is encoded by the coding sequence ATGAAAACTCAAATTCTAATTGCCGCCATATTTTTCAGTGGATTCGTTGCCGCCCAGCAAACAAAAGATACCCTGAAAATAAAAAATATTGAAGCTGTCAATATCAAGAAACAGGTTTTCAAAAAGCAGAGTGACCGTTTCATTTACGACGTAGCATCTTCACCGATTGCGAAAGGAACTAATACTTTCAACCTGCTTAAACAAACTCCAATGATTTCAAGTATAGACGGAAAATCTCTGAAGATCATGGGAAAATCTGATGTGGTTATCTACATTAATAATAAAAAAAGCAATATGGATGCTGAAGCATTAATAGAAATGCTGAAGGGAACACCATCTGAAGATATCCAGAAAATAGAAGTGATTACCACTCCGGGAAGCGAATTTCAGGTAGAATCTAATGAAGGAGTGATTAATATTGTGATGAAGAAGAAAAAAAATGATGGCTACAACGGAACGCTTAAAATGAATAATGAGCAGGCTTATTATAACAATCCTTCTGCCGGCGGCTCATTTAATTTCAGAAAAAACAAATGGTCTGTGAATTCCAACTTTAATACGGGAAGCTGGACAGACAGAGAAAGATACACGCTTTCTAACGGAGATTCAACATTCAGAAATGAATCATTAGGATACAATTCTGATCCAAATAAAAATGTGGGTGGAAGCGTGAATATTGATTACGAGCTAAATAAGAATCACAGTTTAGGTTTTACTTATAATATGAGGTATAATAAGAGTTTCAACTCTATCCTTGATGTAACGAACTGGGAGAATGGAACTCTGAAAAACAGAACGATCAACCATGAAGATGCACAGACGAGAAACCACTCTTTCAATCTGAATTATGAAATCAAAACAGATTCTATCGGAAGCAAACTTACATCCAACGTTTCGTATTTGTGGTTTAACAGGGATAAAATGAGCATTAATAAAAGCTATCCCCTCACCAATAGTTCTGATATTGATGAAAACAGCAAGTACGGTGCATTGAGACAATCTGTTCCGCAAATTATCAATAATTATGCAGCCAATATCGATTATCTTAAGAAAACTGCAAAAGGCTACACATGGCTGATGGGAGTGAGCTACAACCACACGAATACAGATAATGACACAAGACAGGATAACCTGGTAAACAATAGCTTTGTCAATGATATTAATCAAACGAATCACTTTATTTATAAGGAAAGAATACTTGGAGCTTATCTGACCTACGAAAGAAAGCTGAGTGAAAAACTTTCAGGAAAAATAGGAGCCCGTTATGAAATGACCAAAAGCAGCGGTGAGATCCTGGGGAAGACAAGCTTTGACAGAGATTACAACAATTTGTTGCCTTATCTTAATTTAAATTACACGATCAATTCCGATAACAATCTTACTTACAGTTTCTCAAGCAGGATCAGAAGACCAAGATTCTGGGAACTGAATCCTTCACGAACTTATTTCACTCCTAATAATTATACACAGAACAATCCATTTGTATTGGCTTCTAAGTTTTACAACCAGGAAATCGGCTATATGTACAAGAATGCATTTTTTGCCAACCTTAGCTTTAATTATGTGGAAGATGCATCAAATCAAATCCCGCTTCAAGGAACGATCACAGGACCTGAAAAAGATGAGAAAGGAAATATCATATACGGCCCTAACGGGGAAACAAAATCGGTTACCACTAAATTTTTAAGATACATCAGAACAAATTATGGCAACAACAAACAGTTCGGTCTGACCTTAGGAATGAATAAATCATGGTTCAAAGAGATCTGGACAACCAACTATTCTGTGAATTTAGGATATAACATTTACAAAGGAAAAGTATTAGAAGATCCTACGACAGTTCCGGATCCATTATATACAGAAGTTGTTAGACCTTATATACTCAATTTTAAAAACTTTAATATTTCCGGTAATATCAATAACAACATCCGTCTTTCTTCCAATAAAGACTGGTTCCTGGGAGTGAATTACTACTATGGCAGCAAAATAAAGATTGAAAGCGGAACATTGGGCGTAAGACAAAGCTTTGATGTCAGCTTAAAGAAAATCATGGGCAACTGGACTTTTGTAGCTGAAGTATATGATTTATTTAATCAGAACTATAACAGTATTCAAGGAATACAGCCAGACGGAAGCTATAATAATGTAACCAATTTTGAATTTGAACGGATTCTGAACATTGGAGTTACCTACAACTTCGGAAACCAGAAACTGAAAAAGGCAAGAGAAATGAAATCAGCTAATGATGCTATAAAATCAAGAACCTAA